Proteins encoded in a region of the Rhizobium sp. CC-YZS058 genome:
- a CDS encoding beta-ketoacyl-ACP synthase: MSRATTDHLGRPLIAVTGMGIMTSLGQGLADNWAALTGGVSGIHKITRFPTDGLSTRISGTVDFLDVPVNNAVERSYAMARETVLEALSMAGLGGDFGGPLFLAAPPIEPEWSARFALADRAGPSVRPGDAYDRFLAAMRVRPDPVFHEASLFGAISERLADRFGTRGLPVTLSTACASGATAIQLGVEAIRQGRTDRALTVATDGSVSAEALIRFSLLSALSTQNDPPEKASKPFTKDRDGFVIAEGAATLVLESLEAALARGATVLGILKGCGEKADLFHRTRSSPDGGPAIATIRAALSDAGIDEDGIGYINAHGTSTPENDKMEYGAMSAVFGERLARIPVSSNKSMIGHTLTAAGAVEAVFSLQTMLTGTLPPTINYQNPDPAIVLDVVPNVKRDAAVKAVLSNSFGFGGQNASLVMTAEPA; this comes from the coding sequence ATGAGCCGCGCGACCACGGATCATCTCGGCCGTCCGCTGATCGCGGTCACAGGCATGGGCATCATGACCTCGCTCGGCCAGGGTCTTGCCGACAACTGGGCGGCGCTGACCGGCGGCGTGTCCGGCATCCACAAGATCACCCGCTTCCCGACCGACGGGCTTTCGACGCGCATTTCCGGCACGGTCGATTTTCTCGATGTCCCCGTCAACAATGCGGTCGAGCGCTCCTATGCGATGGCGCGCGAAACCGTGCTCGAGGCGCTGTCGATGGCCGGTCTCGGCGGCGATTTCGGCGGACCGCTGTTTCTTGCTGCCCCGCCGATCGAGCCGGAATGGAGCGCCCGCTTCGCGCTTGCCGATCGCGCAGGACCCTCCGTTCGCCCGGGCGACGCCTATGATCGGTTCCTGGCCGCCATGCGCGTCCGCCCGGATCCTGTCTTCCACGAGGCAAGCCTGTTCGGCGCCATTTCCGAACGGCTGGCCGATCGGTTCGGGACGCGCGGCCTGCCGGTCACGCTCTCGACCGCCTGTGCCTCCGGCGCAACGGCGATCCAGCTCGGCGTCGAAGCGATTCGCCAGGGGCGCACCGACCGGGCGCTGACGGTGGCGACCGACGGGTCGGTCAGCGCCGAAGCCTTGATCCGCTTCTCGCTGCTTTCCGCCCTGTCGACGCAGAACGACCCGCCGGAAAAGGCATCCAAGCCCTTTACCAAGGATCGCGACGGCTTCGTGATCGCCGAGGGTGCGGCGACCCTCGTGCTGGAATCGCTCGAAGCGGCGCTGGCGCGCGGCGCGACCGTGCTCGGCATCTTGAAGGGCTGCGGCGAGAAGGCCGATCTCTTTCACCGCACCCGCTCCTCGCCGGATGGCGGCCCGGCCATTGCCACCATTCGCGCAGCCCTTTCCGATGCCGGCATCGACGAGGACGGGATCGGCTATATCAATGCCCACGGGACCTCGACGCCGGAGAACGACAAGATGGAATATGGGGCCATGTCCGCCGTCTTCGGCGAGCGGCTGGCGCGCATTCCGGTCTCCTCCAACAAGTCGATGATCGGCCATACGCTGACGGCGGCCGGCGCGGTCGAAGCGGTCTTCTCGCTGCAGACCATGCTGACCGGCACGCTGCCCCCGACCATCAACTACCAGAACCCGGATCCGGCGATCGTGCTGGACGTGGTGCCGAATGTGAAGCGGGATGCTGCGGTGAAGGCCGTGCTGTCCAACTCCTTCGGCTTCGGCGGCCAGAATGCGAGCCTCGTCATGACGGCGGAGCCGGCCTGA
- a CDS encoding zinc-binding dehydrogenase: protein MRSLQLIEDRKLEIVDVPEPEAPAAGEVTLRVKAVALNHIDVWGWRGMAFAKRKMPLVIGAEASGVVEAIGPGVATVLPGQLVSIYGARTCGLCRPCREKRDNLCENVSGVHGFHLDGFAQEKVNLPARLLVPAPPGVDAVGAALAPVTFGTVEHMLFDNARLEPGETILVHAGGSGIGTAAIQLAKKIGCTVITTVGSDDKTEKARALGADHVINYRSDRFEGVVRKLTKKKGVDVVFEHVGKDTWAGSMFVLKRGGRLVTCGSTSGVSTDINLMMLFQQQLRLIGSFGCRMENMANAMQKMARGLVHPVIDTQVGFSDIDKALERMEGRQVFGKIMLMIE from the coding sequence ATGCGCTCTCTGCAACTGATCGAGGATCGCAAGCTCGAGATCGTCGATGTGCCGGAGCCGGAGGCACCCGCAGCCGGCGAGGTGACGCTGCGCGTCAAGGCGGTGGCGCTGAACCATATCGATGTTTGGGGCTGGCGCGGCATGGCTTTCGCCAAGCGCAAGATGCCCCTGGTCATCGGCGCGGAGGCCTCCGGCGTGGTCGAGGCGATCGGCCCCGGCGTCGCCACTGTCCTGCCCGGCCAGTTGGTCTCGATCTACGGTGCCCGAACCTGCGGGCTTTGCCGGCCCTGCCGCGAGAAGCGCGACAATCTGTGCGAGAACGTCTCCGGCGTGCACGGCTTCCATCTCGATGGATTTGCGCAGGAGAAGGTCAATCTCCCGGCCCGCCTGCTGGTGCCGGCCCCGCCCGGCGTCGATGCGGTGGGTGCGGCGCTGGCGCCGGTCACCTTCGGCACGGTGGAGCACATGCTCTTCGACAATGCCAGGCTCGAGCCCGGCGAGACGATCCTCGTCCATGCCGGCGGCTCCGGTATCGGCACGGCGGCGATCCAGCTCGCCAAGAAGATCGGCTGCACGGTCATCACCACCGTTGGCTCCGACGACAAGACCGAGAAGGCCAGGGCGCTCGGCGCCGACCATGTGATCAACTACCGCTCCGACCGCTTCGAGGGGGTTGTGCGCAAGCTGACCAAGAAGAAGGGCGTCGACGTCGTCTTCGAGCATGTCGGCAAGGATACCTGGGCGGGCTCGATGTTCGTCCTCAAGCGCGGCGGCCGGCTCGTCACCTGCGGCTCGACCTCGGGCGTCTCGACCGACATCAACCTGATGATGCTGTTCCAGCAGCAGCTGCGTCTGATCGGCTCCTTCGGCTGCCGCATGGAAAACATGGCGAATGCCATGCAGAAGATGGCGCGCGGTCTGGTTCATCCGGTCATCGACACGCAGGTCGGTTTCTCCGACATCGACAAGGCGCTGGAGCGCATGGAAGGCCGGCAGGTCTTCGGCAAGATCATGCTCATGATCGAGTGA
- a CDS encoding lipid A biosynthesis lauroyl acyltransferase translates to MRQLLTRIVLFFMRLREWLVAQLAFVPLALLKLLPADTALNLMDRAARFIGPRFLKRRHRLTLTNLRNAFPEKDEREITAIAMESWGSIGRLAAEYVFLDTLFDFDPARETPGRVEVTGIPVFAELRDNPQPFIVFTAHSGNFEMLPVAGSAFGLDVTVLFRPPNNRYMAEKVFEFRRKRMGTLVPSHAGSSFALARQLERGGGVGVLVDQKFNRGLSTLFFGQKVKTNPLVAKLTRQFGCAVYPARCVRLPGNRYRLELEPAVTIPRKPDGAVDVDATAQMLNDKVESWVREHPGQWLWYHDRWAIKRKLAREA, encoded by the coding sequence ATGCGCCAGCTTCTGACACGGATTGTCCTGTTCTTCATGCGCCTGCGCGAATGGCTGGTGGCGCAGCTTGCCTTCGTGCCGCTGGCGCTTTTGAAGCTGCTGCCGGCCGATACCGCGCTGAACCTGATGGACCGCGCCGCCCGCTTCATCGGCCCGCGATTTCTGAAGCGTCGCCATCGCCTGACGCTGACCAATCTGCGCAACGCCTTTCCCGAGAAGGACGAGCGCGAGATCACGGCGATCGCCATGGAAAGCTGGGGTTCGATTGGCCGGCTGGCCGCCGAATATGTCTTCCTCGACACGCTGTTCGATTTCGACCCCGCGCGCGAAACCCCGGGCCGCGTCGAGGTTACCGGCATTCCGGTCTTCGCCGAGCTGCGCGACAATCCCCAGCCCTTCATCGTCTTTACCGCCCATAGCGGCAATTTCGAAATGCTGCCCGTTGCCGGCTCTGCCTTCGGGCTCGATGTCACCGTTCTCTTCCGCCCGCCGAACAACCGCTACATGGCTGAAAAGGTCTTCGAGTTTCGGCGCAAGCGCATGGGCACTCTCGTGCCGTCCCACGCCGGCTCGTCCTTCGCGCTTGCGCGCCAGCTGGAGCGTGGCGGCGGGGTCGGTGTGCTGGTGGACCAGAAGTTCAACCGCGGCCTTTCCACCCTGTTCTTCGGCCAGAAGGTCAAGACCAATCCGCTGGTTGCCAAGCTGACGCGCCAGTTCGGCTGCGCCGTCTATCCGGCGCGCTGCGTGCGCCTTCCCGGGAACCGCTACCGTCTCGAGCTCGAACCGGCGGTGACCATTCCGCGCAAGCCGGACGGGGCGGTGGATGTCGACGCGACAGCGCAGATGCTGAACGACAAGGTGGAGAGCTGGGTGCGCGAGCATCCCGGTCAGTGGCTCTGGTATCACGATCGCTGGGCGATCAAGAGAAAGCTTGCCCGCGAGGCCTGA
- a CDS encoding PAS domain-containing protein, producing MQALIDSFWAKHAQLQHAVSVGDDLLIDYLDREIDPLLKTIVERQAASTAEARLQFGLVLDLLQQDADDSSTVLRYCSTLRLLARRYLIDESIALGAGGERRVVPLRRLAAHADDGLLNEAILNSLPDRVTVITPDYRYLYANALHCHRMGQTPMGLVGRHVAEFMGFARFEERVRPYLDACYSGRDVDYTFSKQADGRTVVVRCRMTPCRSANGKILGAIVVVQEMADRRRAIAA from the coding sequence ATGCAAGCTTTGATCGATTCCTTTTGGGCCAAGCATGCACAACTTCAGCATGCAGTCTCTGTTGGAGACGATCTTCTGATCGATTATCTCGATCGTGAGATCGATCCATTGCTGAAAACGATCGTCGAGCGTCAGGCAGCGAGCACGGCCGAGGCGCGGCTGCAGTTCGGCCTGGTGCTCGATCTTCTCCAGCAGGATGCGGACGATTCCTCGACCGTGCTGCGCTATTGCTCGACGCTGCGTCTGCTCGCGCGTCGCTACCTGATCGACGAGTCGATCGCGCTTGGCGCAGGCGGGGAGCGGCGTGTTGTTCCGCTGCGGCGTCTTGCGGCTCACGCCGATGACGGGTTGCTGAACGAGGCGATTTTGAACTCGCTGCCGGACCGGGTGACCGTGATCACGCCCGATTACCGCTATCTCTATGCCAACGCCCTGCATTGCCACCGCATGGGGCAGACGCCGATGGGGCTGGTCGGCCGGCACGTTGCCGAATTCATGGGATTTGCCCGGTTTGAAGAGCGGGTAAGGCCATATCTCGATGCCTGCTATTCCGGGCGGGATGTGGATTACACCTTCTCCAAGCAGGCAGATGGCAGAACCGTCGTCGTTCGCTGCCGCATGACGCCCTGCCGCTCCGCGAACGGCAAGATCCTGGGCGCGATCGTCGTGGTGCAGGAAATGGCCGACCGCAGGCGCGCCATCGCGGCCTGA
- a CDS encoding SRPBCC family protein, whose product MSTQQATIVHVSIERPVARVYEIARNPKIMPQWATGLASGLIDKGDHFLVKAPFGTATLRFAPPNSFGILDHWVTVDGGATTYNSMRVVANGTGTEVMFTLLRTPDMTDEDYARDVAWVHDDLTRLKTLIESSV is encoded by the coding sequence ATGTCCACCCAGCAGGCCACGATCGTCCATGTCAGCATCGAGCGACCGGTTGCCCGGGTCTACGAGATCGCCCGCAATCCGAAGATCATGCCGCAATGGGCAACGGGGTTGGCGAGCGGGCTGATCGACAAGGGCGATCATTTCCTGGTCAAGGCGCCCTTCGGGACCGCCACGCTGCGCTTTGCGCCGCCAAACAGTTTCGGCATCCTCGACCATTGGGTCACCGTCGATGGCGGCGCCACCACCTACAATTCGATGCGTGTGGTCGCAAACGGCACCGGCACGGAGGTGATGTTCACTCTCCTGCGGACGCCGGACATGACGGATGAGGACTATGCCCGCGACGTCGCCTGGGTGCACGACGATCTGACCCGGCTGAAGACGCTGATCGAATCGTCCGTCTGA
- the gndA gene encoding NADP-dependent phosphogluconate dehydrogenase yields MAQAEIGLIGLGVMGSNLALNIAEKGNTIAVFNRTTERTDEFFQEAGDLQDRVIPCKTIEEFVAAIKPPRPIIIMIKAGDAVDQQMETLKPYLQAHDIMIDAGNANFRDTMRRFEALKDSGLTFIGMGVSGGEEGARHGPSIMVGGTEESWKRVEKVLTSIAARYEGDPCVAWLGENGAGHFVKTIHNGIEYADMQMIAEIYGILRDGLKMQASEIADVFGGWNKGRLNSFLIEISEIVLRAKDDIGGGPLVDVILDKAGQKGTGKWSVIEAQNMGVPATGIEAAVAARSLSSMKAEREAAETTLGLPDVPALAVSDKAAFIADLENALLAAKIGAYAQGFAVLSAASKEFSWNLPMPTIARIWRAGCIIRSEFLDEITQAFTETPDAANLIVTPAFAKTVKETDGALRRVVSAAVLAGLPVPALASALGYFDSYRRGRGTANMIQAQRDYFGAHGYDRTDGADSHHGPWGSGLVSERS; encoded by the coding sequence GTGGCACAGGCGGAAATCGGCCTTATCGGGCTTGGCGTCATGGGATCGAATCTTGCGCTCAACATTGCCGAGAAGGGCAACACGATCGCGGTCTTCAACCGGACGACCGAGCGCACCGACGAGTTTTTCCAGGAAGCGGGCGACTTGCAGGACCGCGTCATCCCTTGCAAGACGATCGAGGAGTTCGTTGCCGCCATCAAGCCGCCGCGGCCGATCATCATCATGATCAAGGCCGGCGATGCGGTCGATCAGCAGATGGAGACGCTCAAGCCCTATCTGCAGGCGCATGACATCATGATCGACGCCGGCAACGCCAATTTCCGCGATACGATGCGCCGATTCGAGGCGCTGAAGGATAGCGGCCTGACCTTCATCGGCATGGGCGTCTCCGGCGGCGAGGAGGGCGCGCGTCACGGCCCCTCGATCATGGTGGGCGGCACGGAAGAGAGCTGGAAGCGCGTCGAGAAGGTGCTGACCTCGATCGCCGCGCGCTATGAGGGTGATCCTTGCGTGGCCTGGCTCGGCGAAAACGGTGCCGGCCACTTCGTCAAGACCATTCACAACGGCATCGAATATGCCGACATGCAGATGATCGCCGAGATCTACGGCATCCTGCGCGACGGGCTGAAGATGCAGGCGAGCGAGATCGCCGATGTCTTCGGCGGCTGGAACAAGGGCCGTCTGAATTCCTTCCTGATCGAGATCTCCGAAATCGTTCTGCGGGCCAAGGACGATATTGGCGGCGGTCCGCTGGTTGACGTGATCCTCGACAAGGCCGGCCAGAAGGGCACCGGCAAGTGGTCGGTCATCGAAGCGCAGAATATGGGCGTGCCTGCGACGGGCATCGAGGCCGCCGTCGCCGCGCGCAGCCTCTCCTCCATGAAGGCGGAGCGCGAGGCCGCCGAAACCACGCTCGGCCTGCCGGACGTGCCGGCGCTTGCCGTGTCCGACAAGGCCGCCTTCATTGCCGACCTCGAAAACGCGCTGCTCGCCGCCAAGATCGGCGCCTATGCGCAAGGGTTCGCGGTTCTCTCGGCAGCCTCCAAGGAATTCAGCTGGAACCTGCCCATGCCGACCATCGCGCGAATCTGGCGCGCCGGCTGCATCATCCGATCCGAGTTCCTCGACGAGATCACCCAGGCCTTCACCGAAACGCCGGATGCGGCAAACCTGATCGTTACGCCGGCTTTCGCCAAGACCGTGAAGGAAACGGATGGCGCGTTGCGCCGTGTCGTTTCCGCGGCCGTGCTGGCCGGCCTGCCGGTTCCGGCACTCGCGTCCGCGCTCGGCTATTTCGACAGCTATCGCCGCGGCCGCGGCACGGCGAACATGATCCAGGCCCAGCGCGACTATTTCGGGGCGCACGGCTATGACCGCACCGACGGCGCCGATTCCCACCACGGCCCCTGGGGCAGCGGCCTCGTGTCCGAACGGTCCTGA
- a CDS encoding LacI family transcriptional regulator: MDEKARSGDGAALVTRERPTLKTIAFMTGLGITTVSRALKDAPDIGAETKERVRLVARQIGYQPNRAGVRLRTGKTNVISLVLSLEEEVMGLTSPIVIGISEVLASTPYHLVVTPYSPSRDALAPVRYVLDTGAADGVIISRTEPRDARVQMMMERNFPFATHGRTDMGLVHPFHDFDNEGFAYQAVQKLVAKGRRRLTFLRPPEHLTFHRHMRRGFERAVDDLNVEVVPFEGVDIDNRLVDIRGAFESLLDRPSPPDGIVCGSGAGAIALVAALEAKGRRLGQDIDMVSKVPSDFLGWLRPEVMTLREDIRLAGHELAKAVLARIAGRPAEELQSISEPIPMA; this comes from the coding sequence ATGGACGAGAAGGCTCGCAGCGGGGATGGTGCGGCGCTGGTCACGCGCGAGCGCCCAACGCTCAAGACGATCGCCTTCATGACGGGCCTTGGAATCACCACCGTGTCTCGGGCGCTGAAGGATGCACCGGATATCGGTGCCGAAACGAAGGAGCGGGTGCGGCTCGTCGCGCGGCAGATCGGCTACCAGCCGAACCGCGCCGGCGTGCGCCTGCGCACCGGCAAGACCAACGTGATCAGCCTTGTCCTGTCGCTGGAAGAGGAGGTGATGGGTCTCACGAGCCCGATCGTGATCGGCATTTCCGAGGTTTTGGCGTCAACGCCGTACCACCTCGTGGTTACCCCCTACAGCCCGTCGCGCGACGCGCTGGCGCCGGTGCGCTATGTGCTGGACACCGGTGCCGCCGACGGCGTGATCATTTCGCGCACGGAGCCGCGCGATGCGCGGGTGCAGATGATGATGGAGCGCAATTTTCCCTTCGCCACCCACGGGCGCACCGACATGGGACTGGTCCACCCCTTTCATGATTTCGACAATGAAGGTTTCGCCTATCAAGCCGTCCAAAAGCTCGTCGCCAAGGGGCGGCGGCGGCTGACCTTTCTCAGGCCGCCGGAGCATCTCACCTTCCACCGCCACATGCGTCGCGGTTTCGAACGGGCGGTCGACGACTTGAATGTCGAGGTCGTGCCCTTCGAAGGCGTCGATATCGACAATCGTCTGGTCGACATTCGCGGCGCCTTCGAGAGCCTGCTGGACCGCCCCTCGCCACCGGACGGCATCGTCTGCGGCAGCGGCGCCGGCGCCATCGCGCTGGTAGCCGCACTGGAAGCCAAGGGCCGCCGTCTTGGTCAGGACATCGACATGGTCTCGAAAGTGCCGAGCGATTTCCTCGGCTGGCTGCGGCCCGAGGTCATGACGCTGCGGGAGGACATTCGCTTGGCCGGCCACGAACTCGCCAAAGCCGTTCTGGCCCGCATCGCCGGCCGGCCAGCGGAGGAGCTGCAGAGCATCAGCGAGCCCATCCCCATGGCCTGA
- a CDS encoding ABC transporter substrate-binding protein: protein MKLHLLAAVMAASVALPFAAAKATDLEVTHWWTSGGEAAAVAELAKAFDATGNKWVDGAIAGSGGTARPIMISRITGGDPMGATQFNHGRQAEELVQAGLMRDLTDVATKEGWKDKIRPASLLESCTIEGKIYCAPVNIHSWQWLWLSNGAFEKAGVAVPKNWDEFVAAAPALEKAGIIPLALGGQAWQSAGLFDVLVIALGGKDLYLKVYGDKDADTIGGEGMAKIWKAADDARKMAKGSNVQDWNQATNLVITGKAGGQIMGDWAQGEFQLANQKAGTDYSCLPGLGVNEFISTGGDAFYFPLLKDEEKAKAQEVLASTLLNPDTQVAFNLKKGSLPVRGDVNLDAANDCMKKGLAILAKGNVTKSTDELLSADIQKQKEDLFSEFFAGSMPVEDARARFADIIASAE from the coding sequence ATGAAACTGCATCTTTTGGCTGCCGTCATGGCGGCAAGCGTGGCTCTGCCGTTTGCGGCCGCCAAGGCGACCGATCTGGAAGTAACGCATTGGTGGACGTCCGGCGGCGAGGCGGCCGCGGTTGCGGAATTAGCCAAGGCCTTCGATGCCACCGGCAACAAATGGGTCGATGGCGCGATCGCCGGCTCGGGCGGCACCGCCCGCCCGATCATGATCAGCCGTATCACCGGCGGCGACCCGATGGGTGCCACCCAGTTCAACCATGGCCGCCAGGCGGAGGAGCTTGTGCAGGCCGGGCTGATGCGGGATCTGACCGATGTCGCGACCAAGGAGGGATGGAAGGACAAGATCCGTCCGGCAAGCCTGCTCGAGTCCTGCACGATCGAGGGCAAGATCTACTGTGCCCCGGTCAACATCCACTCCTGGCAGTGGCTGTGGCTGTCGAACGGCGCGTTCGAGAAGGCCGGCGTCGCCGTGCCGAAGAACTGGGACGAGTTCGTTGCCGCTGCCCCGGCGCTGGAGAAAGCCGGCATCATTCCGCTGGCGCTTGGCGGCCAGGCCTGGCAATCCGCCGGTCTCTTCGACGTGCTCGTCATCGCGCTCGGCGGCAAGGATCTCTATCTGAAGGTCTATGGCGACAAGGATGCCGACACGATCGGCGGCGAGGGCATGGCCAAGATCTGGAAGGCCGCGGATGATGCCCGCAAGATGGCCAAGGGTTCCAATGTCCAGGACTGGAACCAGGCGACCAACCTCGTCATCACCGGCAAGGCCGGCGGCCAGATCATGGGCGACTGGGCGCAGGGCGAATTCCAGCTCGCCAACCAGAAGGCCGGCACCGACTATTCCTGCCTTCCCGGTCTCGGCGTCAACGAGTTTATCTCGACCGGAGGTGACGCCTTCTACTTCCCGCTCCTGAAGGACGAGGAGAAGGCGAAGGCCCAGGAGGTTCTCGCGTCCACGCTGCTGAACCCCGACACGCAGGTTGCCTTCAACCTGAAGAAGGGCTCGCTGCCGGTGCGCGGCGACGTCAATCTCGATGCGGCGAACGACTGCATGAAGAAGGGTCTCGCCATCCTCGCCAAGGGCAATGTCACCAAGAGCACCGACGAGCTGCTCTCGGCCGATATCCAGAAGCAGAAGGAAGACCTGTTCTCGGAATTCTTCGCCGGCTCCATGCCGGTCGAAGATGCGCGTGCGCGCTTCGCGGACATCATCGCCTCGGCCGAATGA
- a CDS encoding sugar ABC transporter permease — MLQPAKAPAAAFPAAAPARKAAGRPNQLLKNLNSKIASIPMILTAVVIFLGGTLWTVLYSFTNSRLLPRLSFVGLDQYERLWAAPRWGVSITNLAIYGVFTLVFSLVIGFVLAALMDQKIRFENAFRTIFLYPFALSFIVTGLVWQWILNPEFGVQSIVRSLGWTSFTFDPLYNPSIVIYGILIAGLWQGTGLVMCLMLAGLRGIDGEIWKAARVDGIPTWRTYIFIVIPMMRAVFITTLVIIASGIVRVYDLVVAQTSGGPGISSEVPAKYVYDYMFQAQNLGQGFAASTMMLVTVAIIIIPWAYLEFGGRKRG; from the coding sequence ATGCTCCAACCTGCCAAGGCCCCCGCTGCTGCCTTTCCGGCTGCCGCCCCCGCCCGAAAGGCGGCCGGCCGGCCGAACCAGCTCCTGAAAAACCTGAACTCCAAGATCGCCTCGATCCCGATGATCCTGACGGCGGTCGTCATCTTCCTCGGCGGCACGCTGTGGACGGTGCTCTATTCCTTCACCAATTCCCGCCTGCTGCCGCGCCTCTCCTTCGTCGGGCTCGACCAGTATGAGCGTCTCTGGGCCGCGCCGCGCTGGGGCGTGTCGATCACCAATCTGGCGATCTACGGCGTCTTCACGCTGGTCTTCAGTCTGGTGATCGGCTTCGTGCTCGCCGCGCTGATGGACCAGAAGATCCGTTTCGAAAACGCCTTTCGCACGATCTTCCTCTATCCCTTCGCGCTCTCCTTCATCGTCACCGGCCTCGTCTGGCAGTGGATCCTCAATCCGGAATTCGGCGTGCAGTCGATCGTGCGCTCGCTCGGCTGGACCAGCTTCACCTTCGATCCGCTCTACAATCCGTCGATCGTCATCTACGGCATCCTGATCGCCGGGCTCTGGCAGGGGACGGGGCTTGTCATGTGCCTGATGCTGGCGGGCCTGCGCGGCATTGACGGCGAGATCTGGAAGGCCGCCCGCGTCGACGGCATCCCGACCTGGCGCACTTACATCTTCATCGTCATCCCGATGATGCGCGCCGTCTTCATCACCACGCTCGTCATCATCGCGAGCGGCATCGTGCGTGTCTACGACCTCGTGGTCGCGCAGACGAGTGGTGGCCCGGGCATCTCGTCCGAAGTGCCTGCGAAATATGTCTACGACTACATGTTCCAGGCCCAGAATCTCGGCCAGGGCTTCGCCGCCTCGACCATGATGCTCGTCACCGTCGCCATCATCATCATCCCCTGGGCCTATCTCGAATTCGGAGGACGCAAGCGTGGCTGA
- a CDS encoding carbohydrate ABC transporter permease — MTAVGLDAARGQLAAGPRGARPRKRLSGRNIMIYGTLFVAACYYLLPLYVMVVTSLKGMPEIRLGNIFSPPVEITFEPWAKAWASACTGLNCDGLSRGFWNSVRITIPSTIVSIAIASINGYALANWRFKGAEIFFTILIVGAFIPYQVMIYPIVIVLRELGIYGTLTGLIIVHTIFGMPILTLLFRNYFVSLPEELFKAARIDGAGFWTIYLKIMLPMSLPIFVVAMILQITGIWNDFLFGVVFTRPEYYPMTVQLNNIVNSVQGVKEYNVNMAATLLTGAVPLFVYFVSGRLFVRGIAAGAVKG; from the coding sequence ATGACCGCAGTCGGTCTCGATGCCGCCCGCGGCCAGCTCGCCGCCGGCCCGCGCGGGGCCCGGCCCCGCAAGCGCCTCTCCGGCCGCAACATCATGATCTACGGCACGCTCTTCGTGGCGGCCTGCTACTATCTGCTGCCGCTCTACGTGATGGTCGTCACCTCGCTGAAGGGCATGCCGGAGATCCGGCTCGGCAACATCTTCTCGCCGCCGGTCGAGATCACCTTCGAACCCTGGGCGAAGGCCTGGGCGAGCGCCTGCACGGGGCTCAACTGCGACGGGCTTTCGCGCGGCTTCTGGAACTCGGTGCGCATCACCATCCCGTCGACGATCGTCTCGATCGCCATCGCCTCGATCAATGGCTATGCGCTGGCCAACTGGCGCTTCAAGGGTGCGGAGATCTTCTTCACGATCCTGATCGTCGGCGCCTTCATCCCCTATCAGGTGATGATCTATCCGATCGTCATCGTGCTGCGCGAACTCGGCATCTATGGCACGCTGACCGGCCTGATCATCGTCCACACGATCTTCGGCATGCCGATCCTGACGCTGCTCTTCCGCAACTATTTCGTCTCGCTTCCCGAAGAGCTGTTCAAGGCGGCACGCATCGACGGGGCAGGGTTCTGGACGATCTATCTCAAGATCATGCTGCCCATGTCGCTGCCGATCTTCGTCGTCGCCATGATCCTGCAGATCACCGGCATCTGGAACGACTTCCTGTTCGGCGTCGTGTTCACGCGGCCCGAATATTACCCGATGACCGTCCAGCTCAACAACATCGTCAACTCCGTCCAGGGGGTGAAGGAGTACAACGTCAACATGGCGGCAACGCTGTTGACCGGGGCGGTGCCCCTCTTCGTCTACTTCGTCTCCGGACGTCTCTTTGTCCGCGGCATCGCCGCCGGCGCCGTGAAAGGCTGA